In Lujinxingia litoralis, a genomic segment contains:
- a CDS encoding rhodanese-like domain-containing protein: MKELSFREFVECRQAENLRLIDVRESDEFAAVHVRGAELFPLSEIRAGELPAEDERVIAVICRSGGRSAMAAQIFEAAGFKECINVAGGTLAAVEAGEEHVERG; encoded by the coding sequence ATGAAAGAGCTGAGTTTTCGGGAGTTTGTCGAGTGTCGTCAGGCTGAGAACCTGCGCCTGATCGATGTGCGCGAAAGCGATGAGTTTGCGGCGGTGCATGTGCGGGGGGCGGAGCTCTTTCCGCTCTCCGAGATTCGGGCCGGCGAGCTGCCCGCGGAGGATGAGCGGGTGATCGCCGTGATCTGCCGCTCGGGCGGGCGTAGCGCGATGGCTGCCCAGATCTTCGAGGCGGCGGGGTTTAAGGAATGCATCAACGTGGCCGGCGGCACGCTGGCCGCGGTGGAGGCTGGCGAGGAGCATGTAGAGCGGGGGTAG
- the rimO gene encoding 30S ribosomal protein S12 methylthiotransferase RimO, producing MVKKVHMISLGCPKNRVDSEVMVGMIQGDGAFEMVADVEDAEIVVVNTCGFIDAAKEESVDTIMEMVDLKKRGKLGKVVVTGCLSQRYSGDLEREIPEVDAILGTQTFTAINEALHGRLSEKTYIRPGSFIMDHEVARTNTVRGGTAYLKIAEGCSRSCSFCIIPSIRGTQKSRTIDDVVAEARKLGRSGVNEIILVAQDMTSYGIDLNPRENRDYLLRLLRRLDEEAEEISWVRPLYMYPWNFTDELVEFFQTSEKLLPYVDMPLQHINRRILKSMKRNIQRDAQARLIERLRGIDDLVLRTSLIAGYPGETDAEFQELYDWVKEVEFDRVGVFVYSPEEGTAAGAMEDQVEEHVKIERRDALMELQQGISERKNAEWVGQTTEVIVDGVSEEHELVLEGRHYGQAPDIDGVVYLSFDYGGEMPVPGEFVEVEIQQAGAYDLTGVVIPRDPLGLAEGKLNLRS from the coding sequence ATGGTAAAAAAAGTACATATGATCTCGTTGGGGTGTCCCAAGAACCGGGTCGACTCCGAGGTGATGGTCGGCATGATTCAGGGCGATGGCGCCTTTGAGATGGTCGCCGATGTCGAGGACGCTGAGATCGTGGTGGTCAACACCTGCGGTTTTATCGACGCGGCCAAAGAGGAATCGGTCGATACGATCATGGAGATGGTCGACCTGAAAAAGCGCGGCAAGCTGGGCAAGGTGGTCGTCACCGGGTGCCTCTCGCAGCGCTACTCCGGGGATCTGGAGCGGGAGATTCCCGAAGTCGACGCGATTCTGGGCACGCAGACCTTCACCGCGATCAATGAGGCCCTGCACGGTCGTCTCTCGGAGAAGACCTACATTCGGCCGGGCAGCTTCATCATGGACCACGAGGTCGCCCGCACCAACACGGTGCGCGGAGGCACGGCGTATTTGAAGATCGCCGAGGGGTGCTCGCGCTCGTGCAGCTTCTGCATCATCCCCTCGATTCGCGGTACGCAGAAGAGCCGCACGATCGACGACGTGGTGGCCGAGGCGCGCAAGCTGGGGCGTTCCGGGGTTAACGAGATCATTCTGGTTGCGCAGGACATGACCAGCTACGGCATCGATCTCAACCCGCGGGAGAATCGCGATTACCTGCTGCGCCTGCTGCGTCGGCTGGATGAAGAGGCCGAGGAGATCAGCTGGGTGCGGCCGCTCTACATGTACCCGTGGAACTTCACCGATGAGCTCGTGGAGTTTTTCCAGACCTCGGAGAAACTCCTGCCCTATGTGGACATGCCGCTGCAGCACATCAACCGGCGCATCCTCAAGTCGATGAAGCGCAACATCCAGCGCGATGCCCAGGCCCGGCTGATCGAGCGGCTGCGGGGGATCGATGATCTGGTGCTGCGTACCAGCCTGATCGCGGGTTACCCCGGGGAGACCGACGCCGAGTTCCAGGAACTCTACGACTGGGTCAAAGAGGTGGAGTTCGACCGGGTGGGCGTGTTTGTGTACAGCCCGGAAGAAGGTACCGCGGCCGGGGCGATGGAGGATCAGGTTGAGGAACACGTCAAGATTGAGCGTCGCGATGCGTTGATGGAACTGCAGCAGGGCATCAGCGAACGCAAGAACGCCGAGTGGGTCGGACAGACCACCGAGGTGATCGTCGATGGCGTGAGCGAGGAGCACGAGCTGGTGCTCGAAGGCCGCCACTACGGGCAGGCTCCGGATATTGACGGGGTGGTTTACCTCTCGTTTGATTACGGCGGAGAGATGCCGGTGCCCGGGGAGTTTGTGGAGGTGGAGATTCAGCAGGCCGGCGCCTACGACCTGACCGGTGTGGTGATCCCCAGAGATCCCCTGGGGCTTGCCGAGGGTAAGCTGAACCTGCGATCCTGA
- a CDS encoding sensor histidine kinase gives MRLTFKITLLFIGGICLIMAWQGYSRIDRESGLFEAQMRRDHYALGQPLAVMVGYAREEFGEDFALELVERSNQASERLRVRWVWAQRGTLERLRPEAPLELNGLLEQGRAVSWIDRDQVEAGRLYTYVPVVVEGGRIGAVELSESFEREQAYVRASKWRIMWTTLLMLLMAAGLATVTGLLFIARPVDRLVARARAIGQGDLKSPLVLEGHGELSVLAREMNLMSGQLAEASEKLEDETAARIAALQQLRHVDRLKTVGTLAAGLAHELGTPLNVISMRSAMIEDGEVEGDEVTRNARIISEQTERITRIIRQLMDFARVRHLSKTRLEVGPVVEQAIELIRPLAEKAQVQMALQAEAQAFASDVDADQLTQVLTNLLVNALHACRGQGGGEVRVDLGAVRRRHPELEDAPERDFVRVEVSDDGVGMSPEALEQIFEPFFTTKAVGEGSGLGLSVSYGIVREHGGWIEVTSIEGQGSTFGVYLPIEERE, from the coding sequence ATGCGTCTTACTTTTAAGATCACGCTGCTCTTCATCGGCGGGATCTGTCTGATCATGGCCTGGCAGGGCTACTCTCGGATCGACCGGGAGTCGGGGCTCTTTGAGGCACAGATGCGGCGGGACCATTATGCGCTGGGGCAACCTCTGGCGGTGATGGTGGGGTATGCGCGCGAGGAGTTCGGGGAGGATTTCGCGTTGGAGCTGGTGGAGCGCTCCAACCAGGCCAGCGAGCGATTGCGGGTGCGCTGGGTCTGGGCGCAGCGGGGGACGCTGGAGCGATTGCGGCCGGAGGCGCCCCTGGAGCTCAACGGACTTTTAGAGCAGGGCCGCGCGGTGAGCTGGATCGATCGCGATCAGGTCGAGGCCGGGCGTCTCTACACCTATGTGCCGGTGGTGGTGGAGGGGGGGCGGATCGGGGCGGTAGAGCTCTCGGAGTCCTTTGAGCGGGAGCAGGCCTATGTGCGCGCCTCGAAGTGGCGGATTATGTGGACGACGCTCTTGATGCTCCTGATGGCCGCGGGGCTGGCCACGGTGACCGGGCTGCTCTTTATCGCCCGGCCGGTCGATAGGCTGGTGGCGCGGGCTCGGGCCATTGGTCAGGGGGATCTGAAGAGCCCGCTGGTGTTGGAGGGGCATGGCGAACTCAGCGTGCTGGCCCGGGAGATGAACCTGATGAGCGGGCAGCTGGCTGAGGCCAGCGAGAAGCTTGAAGATGAGACGGCGGCGCGGATCGCGGCGTTGCAGCAGCTGCGCCACGTGGATCGCCTTAAGACCGTGGGGACGCTGGCGGCGGGGCTGGCCCATGAGCTGGGCACGCCGCTCAACGTGATTTCGATGCGTTCGGCGATGATTGAAGACGGGGAGGTGGAGGGCGATGAGGTCACGCGCAACGCGCGGATCATCAGCGAGCAGACCGAGCGCATCACCCGGATCATTCGTCAGCTGATGGATTTTGCCCGGGTGCGTCACCTGAGCAAGACCCGGCTGGAGGTGGGGCCGGTGGTGGAGCAGGCCATCGAGTTGATCCGGCCGCTGGCCGAGAAGGCGCAGGTGCAGATGGCGTTGCAGGCTGAGGCGCAGGCGTTTGCCAGCGATGTGGACGCCGATCAGCTCACGCAGGTGTTGACCAACCTGCTGGTCAACGCGCTGCACGCCTGCCGGGGGCAGGGCGGCGGAGAGGTGAGGGTGGATCTGGGCGCGGTGCGCCGTCGTCACCCGGAGTTGGAGGATGCCCCGGAGCGCGATTTTGTGCGGGTGGAGGTCAGTGACGACGGGGTGGGGATGAGCCCGGAGGCGTTGGAGCAGATTTTTGAGCCCTTTTTCACGACCAAGGCCGTGGGTGAGGGCAGCGGGCTGGGGTTGTCGGTATCGTACGGGATCGTGCGGGAGCACGGCGGCTGGATTGAGGTCACAAGCATCGAGGGGCAGGGGAGCACCTTTGGGGTGTATCTGCCGATTGAGGAGCGCGAATGA
- a CDS encoding sigma-54-dependent transcriptional regulator, whose translation MSQRDVVIVDDDANMAQVLMERLNKRGYRARFYTSAEEAFGGLEVEDAQVVLTDLNMPGVNGIEFCRRLVDHRPNLPVIVITAFGTLETAVAAIRAGAYDFLTKPVDIEALTIALNRALEHRELRDEVKRLREQVDGERGGDQAMIGESAPMRELFGMIDRVARSPASVLITGESGTGKELVAGALHQRSERSERPFVAVNCAALPDSLLESELFGHVKGAFTDAREDKDGLFVRAHGGTLFLDEVGDLPLSLQPKLLRVLEERKVRPVGGSQEVEVDVRLVAATHRNLEERVKGGEFREDLYFRFNVIEMALPPLRDRGKDVLLLAQHFIERFARRSDKAIRGLSAEAGRALMQYGWPGNVRELRNYIERAVVLALQEEITPEDLPPRVRGAGSDGRASADLDLLTWQAILGLDGLPSMEELEARYIAHVLGRTRGNKSKAAEILGMDRTTLYRRIERYEIVPESLEES comes from the coding sequence ATGAGTCAACGAGACGTAGTGATCGTGGATGATGATGCCAACATGGCTCAGGTGTTGATGGAGCGCCTGAACAAGCGCGGCTATCGGGCACGTTTTTACACCAGCGCCGAAGAGGCCTTTGGCGGGCTGGAGGTGGAAGATGCCCAGGTGGTGCTCACCGACCTGAACATGCCCGGGGTCAACGGCATCGAGTTCTGCCGTCGGCTGGTGGATCACCGGCCGAACCTGCCGGTGATTGTGATCACGGCGTTTGGCACGTTGGAGACGGCGGTGGCGGCGATTCGCGCCGGGGCCTACGACTTTTTGACCAAGCCGGTGGACATTGAGGCGCTGACCATCGCGTTGAATCGCGCGTTGGAGCACCGGGAGCTGCGCGACGAGGTCAAGCGTCTGCGCGAGCAGGTCGACGGGGAGCGCGGTGGCGATCAGGCGATGATTGGCGAGAGCGCGCCGATGCGGGAGCTCTTCGGGATGATCGACCGGGTGGCGCGTTCGCCGGCCTCGGTGCTGATCACCGGGGAGAGTGGCACCGGCAAGGAGCTGGTGGCCGGGGCTCTGCACCAGCGGAGCGAGCGCAGCGAGCGGCCTTTTGTGGCGGTGAACTGCGCGGCGCTGCCCGATTCGCTGCTGGAGAGCGAGCTCTTTGGTCACGTGAAAGGGGCGTTTACCGATGCCCGTGAGGATAAAGACGGGCTCTTTGTGCGGGCCCACGGCGGGACGCTCTTCTTAGATGAGGTGGGGGATCTGCCGCTCTCGTTGCAGCCGAAGTTGTTGCGCGTGCTGGAGGAGCGCAAGGTGCGCCCGGTGGGCGGGAGCCAGGAGGTGGAGGTGGATGTGCGCCTGGTGGCCGCGACCCACCGCAACCTGGAGGAGCGGGTCAAGGGCGGGGAGTTTCGCGAAGATCTCTACTTTCGATTCAACGTCATTGAGATGGCGCTGCCACCGCTGCGGGATCGGGGCAAGGATGTGCTCTTGCTGGCGCAGCATTTCATTGAGCGTTTTGCCCGGCGTAGCGATAAAGCGATTCGGGGGCTCTCGGCCGAGGCCGGGCGCGCGCTGATGCAGTACGGCTGGCCGGGCAATGTGCGGGAGCTTCGCAACTACATTGAGCGGGCGGTGGTGCTGGCCCTGCAGGAAGAGATCACCCCTGAAGATCTGCCGCCCCGGGTGCGGGGGGCGGGCAGCGATGGTCGCGCCTCGGCGGATCTGGACCTCTTGACCTGGCAGGCGATTCTGGGGCTCGACGGGCTGCCCTCGATGGAAGAGCTGGAGGCGCGCTACATCGCCCACGTGCTGGGACGCACCAGGGGCAATAAGTCGAAGGCGGCCGAGATCTTGGGCATGGATCGGACCACGCTCTACCGGCGTATTGAACGCTACGAGATTGTGCCCGAATCCCTGGAGGAGTCGTGA